One Candidatus Profftella armatura genomic region harbors:
- a CDS encoding proline--tRNA ligase yields the protein MRASIFFISTLKETVSGNNDVISYKLMIRSGMIKKISSGIYTYMPIGLRVIHKIQEIIRKEMNNSGSIELLMPIMQPIELWKKSGRYENINSDFIKVKDRYNRNFIIQPTSEEVITNIICNEIHSYKQLPINFYHIQTKFRDEIRPRFGLIRSREFIMKDAYSFDCDLKSMKFSYQKMYNTYIRIFKKFDLKFFIVEANNGEIGGSISHEFHVISKTGEDIIAYCPDSNYAANIETAKSMYNLKINKPTKNLKLINIPSNKSTFKKIINFLKFPLSMIIRSIVLIINTNLYTQKICILLLRSDHQLNDIKIRKINGLQNYRFASESEIINIFGVSSNYLGPLYIKPEIRIIADYSVIFMNDFACGANKINFYYTGVNWNRDLPKPEIKDIRNVTEGDLSPDGKGLLKITRGIEIGHIFQLGTIYSDKMKASYLDKNGKFKSIQMCCYGIGITRVMSAVIEQNFDNNGIIWPQSIAPFEVVLCPIGYHNNEIIKNKTNYLYNTLIEANIDVILDDRKERIGKVFADWELIGIPHRIIISNNTIKNETAEYQERRNKKTIFVPITDILKFILSKLKK from the coding sequence ATGCGTGCTTCTATTTTTTTTATTTCTACTCTCAAGGAAACTGTCTCCGGAAATAATGATGTAATTAGTTATAAACTAATGATACGTTCTGGAATGATTAAAAAAATTAGCTCTGGAATTTATACTTATATGCCTATTGGTTTAAGAGTTATTCATAAAATTCAAGAAATTATTAGAAAAGAGATGAATAATTCTGGTTCCATTGAATTATTAATGCCAATTATGCAGCCCATTGAATTATGGAAAAAAAGTGGTCGTTATGAAAATATAAATTCAGATTTTATAAAAGTAAAAGATAGATATAATCGTAATTTTATTATTCAACCCACTTCTGAAGAAGTCATAACAAACATTATTTGTAATGAGATACATAGTTATAAACAATTACCAATTAATTTTTATCATATTCAAACTAAATTTCGAGATGAAATTCGTCCTAGATTTGGATTAATTCGTAGTAGAGAATTTATAATGAAGGATGCATATTCATTTGATTGTGATCTAAAAAGCATGAAATTTTCATATCAAAAAATGTATAACACTTATATACGTATTTTTAAAAAATTTGATTTGAAATTCTTTATAGTAGAAGCTAATAATGGAGAAATTGGAGGATCTATTTCGCATGAATTTCATGTTATATCAAAAACAGGAGAAGATATAATTGCATATTGTCCAGATTCAAATTATGCCGCTAATATTGAAACAGCAAAAAGTATGTATAATTTAAAGATAAATAAACCTACTAAAAATTTAAAATTAATTAATATACCATCAAATAAATCTACTTTTAAAAAAATAATAAATTTTTTAAAATTTCCATTATCAATGATAATTCGATCAATTGTATTAATAATAAATACTAATTTATATACTCAAAAAATTTGTATATTATTATTAAGAAGTGATCATCAATTAAATGATATAAAAATAAGAAAAATAAATGGATTACAAAATTATCGTTTTGCTTCTGAATCTGAAATTATTAATATATTCGGAGTATCTTCAAATTATTTAGGTCCACTTTATATTAAACCAGAAATACGTATTATTGCTGATTATAGTGTAATTTTTATGAATGATTTTGCATGTGGGGCAAATAAAATTAATTTTTATTATACTGGTGTTAATTGGAATCGTGATTTACCGAAACCAGAGATAAAAGATATTCGTAATGTTACAGAAGGAGACTTATCTCCAGATGGTAAAGGTTTGTTAAAAATTACACGTGGAATTGAAATAGGCCATATTTTTCAATTAGGTACGATATATTCAGATAAAATGAAGGCTTCTTATTTAGATAAAAATGGAAAATTTAAATCAATTCAAATGTGTTGTTATGGTATAGGTATAACACGCGTTATGAGCGCAGTTATTGAACAAAATTTTGATAATAATGGCATAATTTGGCCACAATCAATAGCACCTTTTGAGGTAGTATTATGTCCAATTGGTTATCATAATAATGAAATAATTAAAAATAAAACAAATTATTTATATAATACATTAATAGAAGCAAATATTGATGTTATACTAGATGATAGAAAAGAAAGAATAGGAAAGGTATTTGCTGACTGGGAATTAATTGGTATTCCACACAGAATTATAATAAGTAATAATACTATAAAAAATGAAACAGCTGAATATCAAGAAAGAAGAAATAAAAAAACAATATTTGTTCCAATAACTGATATATTAAAATTTATACTTTCTAAACTTAAAAAATAA